In Kineosporia sp. NBRC 101731, the genomic window TGGACCACGCCCTTCGAGAAGCTGCACCACCAGCTCGAGCTCAACGTCACCGCGGTGATGGAGCTGACCCACGCGGTGCTGCCCGGCATGAAGCAGCGGGGCGCAGGGGGAGTGATCAACGTGGCCAGTGTGGTCGGGCTGACTCCCGGGCGGGGTTCCACCTACACCGCGAGCAAGGCGTGGGTGATCGCGCTGAGCGAGGGCCTGGCCAACAGCCTGCAGGGCACCGGCGTGCGGGTGCTGGCCCTGTGCCCCGGGCTCACCCACACCGAGTTCCACGCCCGCGCGGGTATCGACATCGCCTGGGTCCCCGACCTGCTCTGGCTCGACGCCGACTACGTGGTCGACCAGGGGCTGCGCGATCTGCAGAGGGACGCGGTGGTCTCGATCCCCAGTCGGCGCTACCGGGCGCTGGTCACGGTCTCCCGGTTGGTGCCCCGGTCCGTCACGCGTTTCGTCGCGGCCCGGCCGGGTGGCCGGTCGCGTACCTGAGAGGATCGGTTCCATGGCGAAGAACGAGCAAC contains:
- a CDS encoding SDR family oxidoreductase, whose protein sequence is MPTALVTGPTAGIGTAFARRLARDGYHLVLVARDAGRLEALRAELGDAEVIVADLGDPQQRRAVVERLGDATRPVDLLVNNAGIGGQGEFWTTPFEKLHHQLELNVTAVMELTHAVLPGMKQRGAGGVINVASVVGLTPGRGSTYTASKAWVIALSEGLANSLQGTGVRVLALCPGLTHTEFHARAGIDIAWVPDLLWLDADYVVDQGLRDLQRDAVVSIPSRRYRALVTVSRLVPRSVTRFVAARPGGRSRT